The genomic window AGCAGTTTGCCAATTTCACCAAACTGAAATATCTAGATTTATCACAAaatcaattaattttgaatctgacaTTTGATTGGATTCCCTGCTTTCATCTTTCAGAATTATATATTGGTTCATGCATGCTGGGAGCACGATTCCCAGCATGGCTCCGAATGCAAAAAAACATTACCTATCTAGACATGTCTAGCACAGGAATTTCAGACACTACCGGATTGGTTTTGGAGGTCATTTTTCCAGATATCCGACTTAGATATCTCCAGCAATGGAATCACCGGTAGTGTACCCAatcttccagacttcatcaacctttattattttaatttgagtTGTAACCACTTTGAGGGACCTTTGCCAAATTTTAATTCTTCAATATTGTCCCTACTAGACCTATCAAACAATTCATTTTCAGGAGCGGTTCATCTTGACATTGGCAAAAGTATGCCTAATTTGGAATACCTCTCTCTttccataaataatttaagtggtGAAATTCCCTTGTCTCTTTGTCATCTTCGATATGGCGCTTTTGATCTTTCAAAAAATCTATTGTCGGGTGAGCTCCCTGATTGCTGGAACCACTCTTCGCTTATCATTGTTATGGATTTTTCAAGCAATAGTCTATCTGGAAGTATTCCTCCATCAATTTGTTCATTACCTTTTCTCGAATCATTGCATTTGAGTAATAATAATCTTCCAGGAGAACTCCCTTTATCCTTGAAGAGTTGTGCGAGATTAAATACTCTTGATCTTGGACAGAATGGATTCATTGGTACAATACCTACTTGGATAGAAGAAAGTTTGTTGTCTTTGAAGATCCTTCGCTTACGATCAAACAAGCTTGTTGGAAATATTCCTCCTAATCTATCAAGACTAAGGGCTCTTCAAATCTTGGATTTGGCCAGTAACAATTTATCAGGAACCATCCCTTCTAGCTTTGGAAACTTTACTGCCATGAAAGTGTCGGGGGAGATGAATAGAaccattttaaaaaattatactcATTACAATGAAAACGTGCAAGTGACCATAAAAGGAATATACATTGAGTATGCCATATTGCTTCCACTTGTGATCGTTATGGACTTTTCAAATAATAACTTATCTGGAATGATACCAGAAGAGCTGACCAGCCTTTTTCGACTCGTGAGCTTAAATTTGTCTGAAAATCATATGACAGGAGAGATCACAAAAAAGATTGGTACATTGCAACAGTTGGAGTCACTTGATTTGTCAAGAAACAATCTTTTCGGTGGAATTCCTTCAAGCATGATTGGTCTAACTTTTTTGAGTTACTTGAATTTGTCATATAACAACCTATCAGGAAGAGTTCCAATAGGTAATCAGCTTCAAACCTTCGTGGACCCATCTATCTATATTGGTAATCCTGATCTTTGTGGGTTCCCATTAAGTCAAAAGTGTAAAGATGACAAGACAAACCAAGGTCTAAATACAGTTGGAGAGGATGAACAAAATGATAACTCCATGAATGAAGAAGGGTCTGAAATGAAGCAGTTGTATATGAGCATGGGGCCAGGATTCACAGTAGGTTTTTGGTTTGTCTTTGGCCCACTATTATTCAATAGAAAATGGAGAGAAGCCTATTTTCAACATATAGATCAAGTATTCAATGTGGTTTACATGGCCCTGGCAACAATTTTCACCAAGTTTAAAGTACGCAACATTACAACGTCACAGTTTGTGACCTTGAATtgtatttgtaatttttttccttttttttagaaGTGATTGTAGAAATATTCAGAATGGATTATCTATACTCTAGCTCTACTTTTACACATGGAAACTGCACCTGTACTActctaataaaataattatgttcAAACTAATTCACTTAATTTATCAAGAGAGAATTGCTAATTAGTTTGAAGGTCAGTCATAtatcatgcttaaattatttgagCTAGAGGACGAAGCTCATGTGAATGAGCTAAGCAGATAGGCCTGAACTTATGTGAATTTTAAATGCGTTTGAGCTCAGAAGATTGCACTCATAGGTGCAGGAGACTATGCATAATTTGTTTATTCAGCAAATTAAGGAATTAGAACTTTGGTTATTCTTGATATGCTATAAAGTTGGCTCTATCTCAAAGCTTTGCTCGATCTATGAGCCCACAAGCTTGTCATCTTTTACACTACTTGAGTTTTCTTTATTCTTTGTCATTATTGTATAATAAATCAAATGGTATAAAATTATCCCGTTGAGATGTTTGGGAAGAACATTTTGAGGTTAAACAAGTATGGTGGTTTTCGGGATCAATATTCTGACTATGAATTTACTGATTAAGAATAAAATTTGGTGTTAATGCAACCTTGAAAAATTGTAGCCAATTAACATGCAAAAAGAGAGACAACTTGACATTCACGGTAGCATGGGAGAAGCTGATCGAATGTCTCTGCCAGTGGTTGTCCAGCAGTTTCAATACCACAACAAAGCAGGTAGATTTGCCTCCTTTTTCTGTCGAGATAAGAAAATGTGAGAGGCTCAATTAGAACTAACTTTTGATTTGTTGAgaatccatgtatgaaaaaatGATTCCACAATGGACAGTAAAAACTAGTAGAAGGGGTTAATATCTTAGTTGGCTAAAAATTGAACAGCTTTTGGGTCAGCTAGGGTTCTACCATTTAAGTCCATTCCCTTGGGCAATTTTATCCCCATCAACCCCCAAGCTCGTTCATGAAAATatgctagaaaaaaaaagaaattttcctACCCTTATTAAGGGAGCGTTTGGCAATTCTTAAGCAGCTAATATCTGTACAGAGCCTGCTTCATTATTTTGGGCCAAGATAATGGCCCCACGTAATGATTTTGTCATCTTTCCTGATAGATGTGTAGAGAAATAATCTTGTAACGGTGCATCTCCAAAATTCTGGAAAGAAATTTAGCACTTCGTGGGGTCTTTGCCAGCTGAAGCACAAAACATCATCTCAATTTTTCAGCACTTCACAACTGCAGGGGTTGTGAAACAATGTTAACAAAAATTGCATGCTAtggaaaaagagaaataaaagagTGGAAGTTGGGCTGGGTCTTATTTATTTATGTGGTAGAGCTTCACAAGGACAATGCTCATGATGGATTTAGTCCTGTGCTCAAATTTCTGTGCTTGTGTCCAGAAAATAGCATTATCCCAGACCTGCACTAGACCAAGCATTGGCTTtctccatttttttaaaaaagataaagcACATCAATTATTTGGCTAATTATATTTGTTTGCGTAAAGTTGCTTGTTTGACAAATATAGTTGTATTGAGATTGCCTGTTTTGATATCAAAAAATGACGGACGGGAAATGATgctaagttaaatttttttttaaaaaaaaagtagagGAAAGACGTATACTTGTGTTTAGATTGCTCATTTTAATCtgatatttgattaaatttactGGGTTGGGTTCTGCGTACTATTGTGTTGTTCAAATCAGATATGTCATAGTAGGTTCTGTTACCTCTTTTTATGGCTTAGATCTAACACAGGGTGTCATCcgctttaaaaatataatttgcaaCGGAACAAGGCCATTTTGCACATTGAAGTCTTGACACAATCCTGTTTTTATATGTAAGTTGTTGTCGCAAAACAACAGTTGAGGTCCATCTCTTACCGACCTAAGATCCAGTGATGAACTAAAGCACCTTCGTCTCAGAGACCTAAAAGAAAATTCACATCGGAGATTTTCTGACGAAGGACCTTGATACTTAAATTAGTCGGAgcttgaaaataataaaaaataagaaagaaagagaggaaggctTCTTTTCTTTAGAGAGAATATTTATCCAAGGGTTCTCTTTCTTCCCCTTTATATAGAGGTGGAGTAGTTGACTTTTACTATTAAATCCAGTAAGGGAACTGAAGAATCTGCACCCACTTAACTGAAGATTGTGGACATCTATTGCATGCACTAAAGACAGGTGCATGATGATGGGCGTCGAATATGTGCATCATCTACAAGCATTACACACGATAATCTAGCCCACATATGTATAGTTGAAGGAAACTATCCAGAAATTTTGGTGAGATGCTGAGGTGGGACCTCGGTGAAATCCGAGGTCAGTCGAATGTGTTTTCACTGAGGTCAGTCAAATGTGTTTTTATCAAGGTCAGTTAAATGTGTCTAGGATCATCCATCTCAAGGTCGATTTACACCCAATGTCAAGAGGCTGGTTTGATAGAAGAACTATCTAGTcatttagagttttccatgcatGGGCTGCTAACTAGGGTCTCCAATGTCCGTAAAAGCTTTCTCGATTTTAGCAACTCCTCCTATTCTTCTTTAGCAACCTAATGTTGAGCTCCTTAGCTGCTTGTGGAATAAGTATGTAGAAGTAGCGAGACACCTCTCATCCATTGGCCGAGCCAGGCTAGGTGAGAAAATGTTTCGCTCCTCCAACATAGGTAGAACTTGGGACAATCTTTAAGcatgcttttcttttttcttggctTCACAATGGAGCTAACATTACCCATCAATTTGCATAATGTTTGGTTTAATTTTATTGATGGTTTGGTCCGCAACACCATCCAAGGTATGCAACCGCCTGCCAAGTGTCTTTGTATGCTCAAGGAAACTACAGCTTAAATTGAATTTGCAAGCTTCCAATATCATGTAGAACTAATAACTGAACAACACTATTTTGGGAATCTGTAGAAATGAGGAATCAGTAAACATGATAGCATTGGGTTATGTTAAGTCGAGCCCTTTGCCAACCTCATCAAATTTTGGATATTTTAAAGTTGTTGTGGACTTTTCTTACCTTACGATGCTCGTGTCTTGTTAGTGAGGAGACATGCAAGTCTGGATTTTGTCCCATGCTAACTTCTAAGCCTACTCATGCTACTTGTGGGTATAAAAGCATTTGTATCTTGTAATGCTATGAGTAATTTttgcattcctttttttttttttggttttcacAAAGTTCAACTCATTTCTTTTCGTATGATAATAGGTAAGAGAACGATAGTGTCTCTGGGATTGAGAAAGAGTTGGGATGGGTGGTATCCGAAAGCTTTGCAAAGGTGTGCTCAAATgtcatttaaatatttaaatctaactgTGTTTCTAATATTTGCGAAGGTGtgcaaaaatatcatttaaatctcACTTTGTTTCTAATTTTGGAAAAAATAAATGGAAAAACTAGGTCATTGCAGCTTAATATATGGAGTTGAAGTTCAAAATGAagaatatatcagagcatgtgtGCATACAATATTCAGCAAGGCTGATGAAGTAACGGAAGTTGCCGAGCTCTAGAGTGGTCGAAGtgagaaaaaaatgaatttgaagaaaaagacttgttgcggccaatcccctcgtcgcctggtcgtcgggaacgaacgcctgcaaaagaaagtccacactgaccggaggtggctccggcggggaccctccgacggtcaagtcagagaggagactaggcaacagtaagaaggaaacaaggagctcaacgagagagatggagagagagagagagagggagagcttcagagttttcgaagggacctctagcactgttgctttccccgatatatatagtggagcatggtatggcaccgtcattaatggcgcggacaatttgagaattgtcaactcactgaggactgtcagagtcgccatgAGGGTGTCAAATCACTGTGAGACTGtcaaatcatcagggttgacccatgccttaggtgggataatgcccctaggtggcagtgccgcatgccgttgtcagggctgacagtttcTGGCAGCCATACGGCATCTGAgggagccgaccgactataggtcggTGGCTGGTTGAGAGACGTCGGGTGAAAACTCGGGGCCGTCCGACAGTCAGTCGGTGCGTTGCCAAAGTCGGGCATCGGACCCCATAATGCagccgatcaagagagagaagaaggtccgcccGACCGACGCATCCTTGGTCGGTCggcagccgtcggtcggtcggcagagtcgggcaCCGGTCATGTAAGCCCAACGATAAGTCGgcgtgagtggggtcggtcggtatttcccaacagttgcccccctccactcctgagtcggatggtgcgctGGCCAATGTCTTTGTTTGGGCAGCAGCATcgagcgaaaggagtggattctcaCCGTATTAAGTTCTGATTCTGACGACCGTACCGTGGGCTGATATGGTGCCATGCGCCTCATGAATGCCAGGCGACTCGCCGGCGTCAGACGTCCTGTTGGTGTCCCGTCGGTGTCGGACGTGCCGTCGGTGTCAGGTGTCCTGTCCCATCGATGCTAGACGTCCCATCTCTTTGGGAATGGAAACCATCGTTCCCACcgccccttcggggatacgaaacgtcatGGCCTTTGCGCCACGTGGCAGGTGGCTATTGGGCCGGGTTGGttcgagcggatggaggtgacgtggctcgatctgaggataggtgcgtcgaaccgtcgggccgacagACGGCCCGGATGATGCCATGTGGCACGATCTGGGAATCCATCATTGGTCGTGCCTttatctcgaccgtcggggggtactatatatacagggtcgcccgTATCCAGATTTTTACCCCCCTCATTTTgcctgtcgagactctgcccatGTGGTCCCCTGTTTCAGGTACTCATCTCTGCTTCTTTTTGGgagttctctcttcttcttctgagggccttcatcatctttatcatcttctcctttttttcctttattttctaTCTTCCGTCATGGCCAGAACATCTCCAAGAGGAGGTCGGTCAGGAGATCCGACCGACGACcctcgatcgaccccggaggtggaggtctcttcactttcggagccGAATGTCGATCGACTCCACGAGCAATATTGCATCCTGGAGcaatttcggctgttcgcccctggggccaatggtcgggtcaatagcccgcccgagggccaggtggccttctatgttgAGGACCTCTGGGCCAGCCTTCGCTTTTCGATTTTAGAGTTTGTTCGGAACGTACtcgactattacgggctatgcccggTGCAGCTCGCGCCGAACTCgattcggctaatagtcagttttgctctactgtgttGGCTTTTGCCGACCGACCCTCGGATCTCCCTCTTTCGAGCTTTCtttatcctccgaccccaccctaaagcccgagggtggtggtatttcaaTCCTCGAAAGGGGTTTTCTTTTATCACTGatcttccgtcgtccattcatggatggaagaaccagttcttctttgtatCTTCTTCTATCccttgggggttccctgcccGTTGGGAGAATCCCTGAACCCAtccgaatgagaacagtcgggtggaagccgaggatcgggaagacttccaccaTTTGAAAGATATTtcgatgccgaagcagagggagctcgtcaccgagcaggcgcTGTACGACGCTGGTctcagcccggtccctcgcttaggttGGTTTTccatcttccttctccttccttcttttctttcttttatgatGCTGACCGTCTGTCGTTGTTTGCAGATATGCCACCGAGGTCgagactgacggcagccgacgtacggCAGTACGCCGTTCGAAAGAGGCCGGCACAAGGGGCCGAGCTGTcgtggcctcccaagaggcctcgaGTATCTCCGCCGAGCGAGCCGActgggtcggaggcggagcccgtcatcgtactgtcggcgccgacagtgctcgtcgaagtcccgtccgagggaccatcGGGCGAGGGTGCAGCTTCGCCCGAGAGAAGGCCGGCCGAGGAATCGGTCGACGACGCGCTGGCTGTCCAGCCGATAGAGGTGGATCGGGAGGAGGTGCATGAGCCCGAGCAACCCGTGCCTGCCGCTGCCGTGCCTTCGGGGGAAACTCGATCGGGCTCAAGCTTGCCATCCTCCTCCGACATCAGGACTTGGATGTCcgaccgagggaaggccccgatgacgTCCGGTGATGAAGggaggtcggccggtggtgggggGTCAACCGACTTCCCACttcccgaaggtgcgtcgggcctggccaaccatgacttggctaGGAAGCTGTGCCAAGCGCTCCTTCTCCCGACCGACATTGAGGCTATGAAGAACCAGCGGATCTCCAATATGTTGTCTTCATTttacccgatgatgatccgggtgagtTTCTCTCTTCTTCGCTTTCGTTGTTGTTTCTGTGGGTTCGGTCTTCTAACGGTCGGTCCCATTTTGTGTAGCTGGTTTACaatatatccgagctagaggccggatatcgaaAATTTGATGATCTACGCGCggcttggagagacaaggtcgcggTCGCTGAAGCCGACAGGGTCATTCTGGTggaccagctgcaacagtcggtcgatcgggagggccgacttgagggggagatctcccgactcacagaggaggtctcccgactcacgggTGCCTTGGCGACTTCGGAGTCTGAGTTGCAGTTGACTCGGGACGACGCCAAGAAGAAGTCCCGAACCGTCCGTCGGCTCCGGCACGAGAGGGATAGTTTCGCCAAGGAGGTGAAGGCCGaatgcgagcagctccgagtaagtctcgggaacctcgctaaggccgaagaaggtctgtccatcgcccaggccgacgcagacatcaCGAGGGCGaaagcagagtcggcgaaggaggccatgggtcgggccaTAGAAGACTTTCGTGACTTGGAAGAGTACCGggaggaacttctggagagcggcttcctctcgtaccgagtggggtacgaggatgctcgggaagccgtttGAAGCTTGTACCCGGAGCTTGACCTCGGCAGCATCGTTCTA from Elaeis guineensis isolate ETL-2024a chromosome 4, EG11, whole genome shotgun sequence includes these protein-coding regions:
- the LOC140857483 gene encoding receptor-like protein EIX2 → MPNLEYLSLSINNLSGEIPLSLCHLRYGAFDLSKNLLSGELPDCWNHSSLIIVMDFSSNSLSGSIPPSICSLPFLESLHLSNNNLPGELPLSLKSCARLNTLDLGQNGFIGTIPTWIEESLLSLKILRLRSNKLVGNIPPNLSRLRALQILDLASNNLSGTIPSSFGNFTAMKVSGEMNRTILKNYTHYNENVQVTIKGIYIEYAILLPLVIVMDFSNNNLSGMIPEELTSLFRLVSLNLSENHMTGEITKKIGTLQQLESLDLSRNNLFGGIPSSMIGLTFLSYLNLSYNNLSGRVPIGNQLQTFVDPSIYIGNPDLCGFPLSQKCKDDKTNQGLNTVGEDEQNDNSMNEEGSEMKQLYMSMGPGFTVGFWFVFGPLLFNRKWREAYFQHIDQVFNVVYMALATIFTKFKVRNITTSQFVTLNCICNFFPFF